Within Xanthomonas oryzae pv. oryzae, the genomic segment CATCGAACGCCTGCATTGCATCACCGCACCCACGCTGGTGCTCTCGGGCAAGTACGACGAAGCCACGCCGGAAACCGTCGAGCCGTATGCGCGGTTGATTCCGGATGCGCGCTGGCATGTGTTCGCCAACTCTAGCCATATGCCGCACGTGGAAGAACGCGTTGCCTGCATGCGCCTGGTCGGCAACTTCCTGGACGATCAGACGCCGCGGCCCGGTAGGCAGATGGTGCGTTCGTCGGCGCTGGCCAATCGCGCTGTTTGAGTGAGCCAGGTGCGGGTGCGGCTATAGCTGGCGAGCCGACATGCCGCTTTGCGTATCCGTGCCTGCCGCGACGATGTCCCTTTGGGCAGAGGTCATCAATTCGCGCGTTGGACACAGGCGGTGGGCAGAATTGCAGTGTCATGGGCTTCTATCGGCGCATGCGTTCAGCCCATTTCCGGTAATGCAAGTTCGAGCGTCGACGCGGACCACCTTCAAGCGCGCAGTTGGTGCCCAGTGATGTGCCAGTAGCAAACGCGTATTCCGCACTCTGGGAGTAACCATCGGTTTGCGGCAGTCGGCGCGTGAGCGCTCTGATGCGTTGCGTCAGAGTCGCAAGCGGCCTTGCCAGTGACAGCCGGACAGCGCACTCCCGCAGCAGTCGATGCAGCTGTTGCAACGCGTACTTGCATACCGTGTTGTAGCAGTTGCGGTCGCCATGCCTGCGCAGTTGCGGCCCATACCCGCAGTTGCGATCAGTATGCGGAGACATCACAGCCACGATTGCGATCGTTGCGCGGCTGAGAGCGGCTAACAAAACGACTGCGCTCACCGCCAAGCGGGCGCGGCCGGTGGTCGGAATCGGCATGTACCACGCGTACGCTCCGGTTCCTCAGCGTCGTTCGCGCTCATCTGACGACAGCTCGCGACGTTTTGTTAGCCGCTCTTGGCCACTCCTTCTCCAGGCTGGCGTCAAGAGGCGCGGCAGGCGCCGCGACGCGGTATCGTGGCGCGATTCACGTCATTCAAGCCTGTCCATGCCGCTTCCGACCGACCCCGTTGCTGAGACCGCTGCGTCCGCCGCACCTGTACTGCGTCATGCGCTGAAGCCGCGGCAATTGATGATGATGGGGCTGGGCACGGCGATCGGCGCCGGGCTGTTTCTGGGTTCGGGCGTGGGCATCCATGCGGCCGGGCCGGCCGCGCTGGTGTCCTACCTGATCGCCGGTGGCCTGGTGATCATCGTGATGAACGCGCTGGGCGAGATGGCGGCCGCCAAGCCGACCAGCGGCGCATTCTCGGTCTACGCGGCCGATGCGATGGGTCCGACCGCCGGGGCAACAGTGGGCTGGTTGTGGTGGCTGCAGATCGTGGTGGTGATCGCGGCCGAAGCAGTCGGTGCGGCTGGGCTGCTGGCGACGGTCTGGCCGGCGTTGCCGGTGCCGCTGCTGGCGTTGCTGTTCATGGCCACGTTCACTGCGATCAATCTGCTCGGCGTGCGCAACTTCGGCGAGTTCGAATTCTGGTTCGCCATTCTCAAGGTCCTGGCGATCGTGGTGTTTTTGCTGATCGGCATTGCCTTGCTGGCCGGCTGGTTGCCTGGTGTCACTTCACCGGGGCTGTCCAATTTCACCCAGAACGGCGGGTTTGCGCCGAAGGGGCTGGCCGGTATCGGCTCGGCGTTGCTGGTGGTGGTGTTCGCTTTCGGCGGCACCGAGATCGTGGCGGTGGCCGCAGCGGAAACCGCCGACCCGGGCCGCAGCCTGGCGCGTACCATCCGCACCGTGGCCGGGCGCATCCTGGTGTTCTATATCGGTTCGATCAGCGTGATCGTGGCGGTGGTGCCGTGGACCAGCACGGCGCTCAGCTCGCCGTTCGCTGCCGTGCTGCAAGTGGCACGCATTCCCGGTGCCGCCACGGCAATCACCCTGGTGGCGGTGGTGGCGCTGCTGTCGGCGCTCAATGCCAATCTGTATGGCGCATCGCGGATGATCTTCTCGCTGGCACAGCGCGGCGAAGCGCCGCGGGTGCTGGCCAGGACCAGTAGCGAGCAGGTGCCGCTGGTGGCGGTGATCGCCAGTGTGTTGTTCGGCTTCGCTGCCGCCGCGTTGGAGTTGCTGTATCCGAACAAGGTGTTGCCGATGCTGCTCAACATCGTCGGCGCCACCTGCCTGCTGGTGTGGACGATCTCGCTGGTGTCGCAACTGATCTTGCGCGCCCGCGCCGACCGCGCCGGTCTCGCGTTGCCGTTCCGCATGCGCGGCTTTCCGTTTCTGACGGTGCTGGCGCTGGCGATCCTGGCGGTGATCTTCGGATTGTTGGCCTATTCGGCCGACACGCGCGCGCAGTTCCTGTCGATGGTCACTCTGACCGCCGTCATCGCAGTGGTCAGCGAAGTTGCGCGACGCTTCCGTTCGCGGATGTAACCGATGGGGGCCGCGTCATTGCGCTGGCGCGTCGTGTCCAATCACGGACGTATCAGCTACTACATGCGCGCGCCGCGCTGAGGACCGATGATCAACCGGGAATCGCAACCGCGGTTGGTTGCGGTGTTGAGGTGTCCCGATTCAGGTGTGGGGACCAATCACGGCGCATGGCAGCGCGTCTGTCGATCAAGACGCGCGCAGCGGTAATCCGCCGGTCTGGGAGCGGGGTGCCAATGAACCTGCAAATATGGGCGGATAGCAGCTGGCTCTCGCCGTGGCATTCCATCCTGTCGTTGGAAGGCGCGCATATGCTTGGACCACGCCGGGTTCGCAGCCAGGCATTGCGGCTGAGGCGTCTGGACATCGCGGCCAACGCCGGCGCCGCCTATCTGATGCTCAACCATTTCGGCTCTCTTGAATTTCAAGTGGGTTGCCGGGCATGCGGGTTGAACGTTTGGAAGTCCAGCTTGCCGGCAATCAGGAAGATGACGGTCTTGATGGTGGACAGGCGTTTGAAGCCGCGAGCTCTGCGCTTGGCGGACTGGAACAGGCCATTGATGGCTTCAAGGAAGCCGTTGGTCTGACGGGTCTGCGCCCAGGCGACGATGCCGTCCATGTGGCGGCGCACGAGGGCTGCGACTTCCTTCATCGCCTCGACCTTGGATCGCATCA encodes:
- a CDS encoding amino acid permease — encoded protein: MPLPTDPVAETAASAAPVLRHALKPRQLMMMGLGTAIGAGLFLGSGVGIHAAGPAALVSYLIAGGLVIIVMNALGEMAAAKPTSGAFSVYAADAMGPTAGATVGWLWWLQIVVVIAAEAVGAAGLLATVWPALPVPLLALLFMATFTAINLLGVRNFGEFEFWFAILKVLAIVVFLLIGIALLAGWLPGVTSPGLSNFTQNGGFAPKGLAGIGSALLVVVFAFGGTEIVAVAAAETADPGRSLARTIRTVAGRILVFYIGSISVIVAVVPWTSTALSSPFAAVLQVARIPGAATAITLVAVVALLSALNANLYGASRMIFSLAQRGEAPRVLARTSSEQVPLVAVIASVLFGFAAAALELLYPNKVLPMLLNIVGATCLLVWTISLVSQLILRARADRAGLALPFRMRGFPFLTVLALAILAVIFGLLAYSADTRAQFLSMVTLTAVIAVVSEVARRFRSRM